One segment of Vagococcus martis DNA contains the following:
- a CDS encoding threonine/serine exporter family protein has product MDKDVSMINTETRVALFYGKLLLENNYAVVEVREKLKKLLDFMDLDNYSIFMTQTGLVLINLDTNEVKMINAAKTSYNFEKIGKMEETIKSFYDKKLSLEDFYNALQQIDRNTYAFSKVFQLISAGAICSSMFVLISGLSAQLIVAFGVGALAYYIYMLLDTYIDVQIFSIFVASCFISITANILFSHQVIDSKFSIFLACIMPFLPGASLVNSIRSSIQGDYITGLAQGISTINTAIMLTLPFIYLL; this is encoded by the coding sequence ATGGATAAAGATGTTTCGATGATTAATACAGAAACTAGAGTAGCACTTTTTTATGGAAAGTTATTGCTTGAAAATAATTACGCAGTAGTAGAAGTGAGAGAGAAGTTAAAAAAATTATTGGATTTTATGGACTTAGATAATTATTCTATTTTTATGACGCAGACTGGTCTGGTGCTAATTAATCTAGATACAAATGAAGTGAAGATGATTAATGCAGCAAAAACCTCCTATAATTTTGAAAAAATTGGCAAAATGGAAGAAACCATTAAGTCGTTTTATGATAAAAAACTGTCTTTAGAAGATTTTTATAACGCGTTGCAACAAATTGATCGCAACACATATGCTTTTTCCAAGGTATTTCAACTTATCAGTGCAGGGGCTATATGTTCGTCAATGTTTGTGTTAATCAGTGGGTTATCAGCACAATTGATTGTGGCGTTTGGTGTTGGGGCACTAGCATATTATATTTATATGTTACTAGACACGTATATCGATGTTCAAATATTTTCTATTTTTGTTGCCTCCTGTTTTATTTCCATAACCGCAAACATTTTATTTAGTCACCAAGTCATCGATAGTAAATTTTCAATTTTTCTTGCATGTATAATGCCTTTTTTACCAGGAGCTTCATTAGTCAATTCAATTCGCTCGAGTATTCAAGGGGATTATATCACTGGTTTGGCTCAAGGTATTAGTACAATAAACACCGCAATAATGCTGACGTTACCGTTTATTTACTTATTATAA
- a CDS encoding threonine/serine exporter family protein, translating into MFTKVLFSFFVSAGTSVLNNIEKRYIVLCGLCGALTAFLYDFSENFVSPVMASLISCFLLATVCQFLSFKTKRPDTSFIIPGIMPVVPGSLVFRAFDALAESSYMKALDYGTQAIMVGVSIALALVFNETMTTLFISIKHKAIK; encoded by the coding sequence TTGTTTACAAAAGTACTATTTAGTTTTTTTGTGAGTGCAGGCACTTCGGTACTAAATAATATAGAAAAACGATACATTGTGTTATGTGGTTTATGCGGAGCTTTAACAGCTTTTTTATATGATTTTTCAGAAAATTTTGTTAGTCCAGTTATGGCTTCGTTGATTTCTTGTTTTTTACTTGCCACAGTTTGCCAGTTTTTAAGTTTTAAAACAAAACGTCCAGATACAAGTTTTATTATCCCTGGTATCATGCCGGTTGTTCCAGGTTCATTAGTGTTTCGAGCATTTGATGCGTTAGCTGAGTCGAGTTATATGAAAGCACTCGATTATGGTACACAAGCCATAATGGTAGGGGTATCGATTGCATTAGCTCTTGTTTTTAATGAAACAATGACTACTCTTTTCATAAGTATTAAGCATAAAGCTATAAAGTAA
- a CDS encoding OsmC family protein: protein MAVQTFKTVAQNTQGVQVSVKSRGFEFVLDEPKNLGGNDTGMNPVEALLGSLGACKVIVAKSFAAYHKINLKSIRVEVEGELDTDGFSGKNPNAKVGFSKIVSNFYIDADNTDEEIADYVRFINKTCPVADTIENAPEMESFIIK from the coding sequence ATGGCAGTTCAAACATTTAAAACAGTAGCACAAAACACACAGGGCGTACAAGTTTCAGTGAAATCACGAGGTTTTGAGTTTGTATTAGACGAACCAAAAAATCTTGGTGGAAATGATACAGGGATGAATCCAGTGGAAGCGTTATTAGGATCATTAGGGGCTTGTAAAGTTATCGTAGCTAAAAGTTTTGCAGCTTACCATAAAATCAATCTTAAATCTATTCGAGTTGAAGTAGAAGGGGAGCTAGATACTGACGGATTTTCTGGTAAAAATCCAAATGCTAAAGTTGGTTTTTCAAAAATTGTATCAAACTTCTACATTGATGCAGACAACACAGACGAAGAAATCGCGGATTACGTGCGTTTTATCAACAAAACATGTCCAGTGGCTGACACAATTGAAAACGCTCCGGAAATGGAATCGTTTATTATTAAATAA
- the murC gene encoding UDP-N-acetylmuramate--L-alanine ligase, with translation MELQQNKIYHFVGIKGTGMSALALILHQKGYKVQGSDIAKYIFTQRELELANITIEPFQEVNIQEDMVVIAGNAFPDSHVEIKAALKKGLPVIRYHKFLGEFIKHFTSIAVTGSHGKTTTTGLLSHVFSGIEPTSYLIGDGTGHGEPNAKFFCFEACEYRRHFLAYSPDYAIMTNIDFDHPDYYHGIEDVFDAFQSFANQVKKGIIAFGDDKNLRRLKTKAPIYYYGLNDTDDFQAVNIERTTEGSSFDVLHKGSNIGSFKVPTYGVHNILNALSVIAISHLEGFDMTLVAQEMLTFGGVKRRFSEKRVSDMIIVDDYAHHPAEIKVTIDAARQKYPDKEIIAVFQPHTFTRTIALLDEFAESLDHADYVYLCDIFGSAREEAGSVKIEDLGVKISKGGDLITLENMSPLLDYQDAVVIFMGAGDVQKFEVAYESLLGSTRPNTM, from the coding sequence ATGGAACTGCAACAAAACAAAATATACCATTTTGTCGGAATTAAAGGAACAGGGATGAGTGCCTTAGCTTTAATCTTGCATCAAAAAGGTTATAAAGTACAAGGTTCTGATATAGCAAAATATATTTTTACTCAGAGAGAACTTGAGTTAGCTAATATTACTATCGAGCCATTCCAAGAAGTAAATATTCAAGAAGATATGGTTGTTATTGCAGGAAACGCGTTTCCTGATAGTCATGTCGAAATAAAAGCAGCTCTAAAAAAAGGCTTGCCAGTGATTCGTTACCACAAATTTTTAGGTGAATTTATTAAACATTTTACAAGTATTGCTGTAACAGGTTCACATGGAAAAACAACTACAACAGGTTTACTATCTCATGTATTCTCTGGTATTGAACCGACAAGTTACTTAATCGGAGATGGAACTGGACACGGAGAACCAAATGCAAAATTTTTCTGTTTTGAAGCATGTGAGTACCGTCGTCATTTCTTAGCGTACTCACCAGATTATGCCATCATGACAAATATCGATTTTGATCACCCGGATTATTATCATGGCATTGAAGACGTATTTGATGCGTTTCAATCATTTGCTAATCAAGTCAAAAAAGGCATTATTGCGTTTGGAGATGATAAAAACTTACGTCGTTTGAAGACTAAGGCACCAATTTATTATTATGGTTTAAATGATACAGATGATTTCCAAGCAGTGAATATCGAAAGAACAACAGAAGGATCTTCTTTTGATGTGTTACATAAAGGTAGTAATATCGGTTCATTCAAAGTCCCTACTTATGGTGTTCATAATATTTTAAATGCGTTAAGTGTCATTGCAATTTCACATCTTGAAGGATTCGATATGACATTAGTCGCACAGGAGATGTTGACATTTGGTGGCGTGAAACGTCGTTTTAGTGAAAAACGTGTGTCTGACATGATTATCGTTGATGACTACGCGCATCATCCAGCTGAAATCAAAGTAACGATTGATGCAGCAAGACAAAAATACCCTGATAAAGAAATTATTGCAGTATTTCAACCGCACACTTTTACTAGGACTATTGCGTTACTGGATGAGTTTGCTGAATCCCTTGATCATGCAGACTATGTTTATTTATGTGATATCTTTGGATCAGCTAGAGAAGAAGCTGGCTCTGTTAAAATCGAAGACTTAGGCGTTAAAATTTCTAAAGGTGGCGATTTAATTACATTAGAAAATATGTCACCATTGCTTGACTACCAAGATGCTGTTGTCATTTTTATGGGAGCAGGAGACGTACAGAAATTTGAAGTGGCGTATGAAAGTTTATTAGGAAGCACACGTCCAAACACAATGTAG
- a CDS encoding MaoC family dehydratase, protein MAIDSSKNKIKAITEFHEGEILSITETLEDSQILLYLGLTKDANPLFIQTEFAEETINDAPIVPSIMLMGIISSNISKHLPGPGWNIVNVTFNLLRNVYHGETLTFHFEIINIDELKRTMTLSVKAYDYDDERILNSVVIVELNTKEKVRDVNGSTTSDN, encoded by the coding sequence ATAGCCATCGACTCATCAAAAAACAAAATTAAAGCTATTACGGAATTTCATGAAGGTGAGATTTTAAGCATCACAGAAACGCTTGAAGATAGTCAGATATTACTCTATCTTGGGCTTACAAAAGATGCTAACCCATTGTTTATTCAAACAGAATTTGCCGAAGAAACGATTAATGATGCACCAATCGTCCCTAGTATTATGCTGATGGGAATTATATCAAGTAATATCTCAAAGCATTTACCAGGTCCTGGTTGGAATATCGTGAACGTGACGTTTAATCTACTTCGAAATGTGTATCACGGTGAAACACTGACGTTCCATTTTGAAATCATTAATATCGATGAATTAAAACGTACGATGACTCTTTCTGTTAAAGCTTACGATTATGACGATGAGCGGATTTTAAATTCAGTGGTTATTGTCGAACTTAATACAAAAGAGAAAGTGAGAGATGTCAATGGATCAACAACATCAGACAATTGA
- a CDS encoding Bax inhibitor-1/YccA family protein — protein sequence MDQQHQTIENTTGLAKFYSKVYGYLGLGLGISALISYLVLNVFAESVLPVIFGNPLLFWGMWIAQLVLVVYLGKNAFNDSAKSLIGFIAYSALTGVTISVTLAMYNQQAIVRAFVTTAIMFVGMSLLGVFIKKDLSAIGHALYSLVIGVIIATLINIFFLKSAPVDYFISYSMVVIFSGLIAYDNQKIKLIYQENGAKTASGLAVYCALSLYLDIVNLFLALVRIFGRD from the coding sequence ATGGATCAACAACATCAGACAATTGAAAATACAACAGGCTTAGCGAAGTTTTATAGTAAAGTTTACGGCTATTTAGGATTAGGGTTAGGAATTAGTGCCTTGATTTCTTATCTAGTACTGAATGTATTTGCGGAATCTGTTTTACCAGTCATTTTTGGCAACCCATTATTATTTTGGGGTATGTGGATAGCACAACTTGTGTTGGTTGTCTATCTTGGGAAAAATGCGTTTAATGACTCTGCAAAATCATTAATTGGGTTTATTGCCTATTCAGCTTTAACAGGTGTCACTATTTCTGTTACCCTTGCTATGTATAACCAACAAGCAATCGTTCGTGCGTTTGTTACGACTGCGATTATGTTTGTGGGTATGTCATTACTTGGTGTGTTTATCAAAAAAGATTTAAGTGCGATTGGTCATGCTTTATATAGTTTAGTCATCGGAGTTATAATTGCGACGTTGATTAACATCTTCTTCTTGAAGAGTGCACCAGTTGATTACTTTATTTCATACTCAATGGTCGTGATTTTTTCTGGTTTAATTGCGTATGACAATCAAAAAATAAAATTAATCTATCAAGAAAACGGTGCGAAAACAGCATCAGGTTTAGCTGTGTACTGTGCATTAAGTTTATATCTTGATATCGTAAACTTATTCTTAGCATTAGTAAGAATTTTCGGTAGAGATTAA
- a CDS encoding GntR family transcriptional regulator: MIEIDTESLVPIYSQLIFQIKRAIVLGDLTHGQSMPSVRSLAGDIGVNMHTINKAYKLLVDEGVLVQEKKGFKVSEKEVIQTSVENSQQIQQKIDELLIDSLIFGIDLDALMETRLYVMKGCDTDDLDD; this comes from the coding sequence ATGATAGAAATAGACACAGAGAGCTTAGTTCCAATATATAGCCAGTTAATATTTCAAATAAAACGAGCTATTGTCTTAGGTGATTTAACTCATGGGCAATCTATGCCAAGTGTTCGTTCATTAGCTGGTGATATTGGGGTGAATATGCACACCATCAATAAGGCGTATAAACTTTTAGTTGATGAAGGTGTGTTGGTACAGGAGAAAAAAGGATTTAAAGTAAGTGAAAAAGAAGTGATTCAAACAAGTGTTGAAAACTCTCAACAAATTCAGCAAAAAATTGATGAGCTATTAATTGATAGTTTAATATTTGGTATTGATCTTGATGCGCTCATGGAAACAAGATTATATGTCATGAAAGGATGTGACACAGATGATTTGGATGATTAG
- a CDS encoding DUF5808 domain-containing protein — MIWMISLLLLFLGFSMAMTPYIAQRGIVFGVTMPEENDEIAKLKKHYFLQNMIVTVIFIILSVVFDRGFKVTDEVLSILMTVFISCQIVYGIMSYFVCNRRMLRFKEKMIAEGYQPNKKMTLDLSFRENMSIFPTWILIAIQLIIIAFEIVITIKNQAIIPDKIIIQWDFQGNPTRIVDKTWLNIYSAPIIQLVLVFILSFTNESYKRGKQRVMDKQSVKWSQSFRKMSSYMGAVIAVLVQIMMFVIQMTSVVPFLTEKAMTKILMITIGLMLLAIIGLMVIYGQSGARLNQESATPASYDDDKYWKWGMFYFNREDPSFWVEKRMGIGMTINLANWKAVVFVVAPIVVILVITFFIG; from the coding sequence ATGATTTGGATGATTAGTTTATTGCTTTTATTTTTAGGTTTTTCCATGGCAATGACGCCATATATCGCGCAACGTGGGATTGTTTTTGGTGTAACAATGCCAGAAGAAAATGATGAGATAGCGAAGTTAAAGAAACACTATTTTTTACAAAATATGATTGTAACTGTAATATTTATTATTTTGTCTGTCGTGTTTGATAGAGGGTTTAAAGTAACAGACGAGGTACTGAGTATTTTAATGACTGTATTTATTTCGTGTCAAATTGTCTATGGTATTATGAGTTACTTTGTGTGCAATCGTCGTATGCTTCGCTTCAAAGAAAAAATGATTGCTGAAGGTTACCAACCTAATAAAAAAATGACACTTGATTTATCGTTCCGTGAAAATATGTCGATATTCCCAACGTGGATTTTAATTGCAATTCAATTAATTATTATCGCATTTGAAATAGTTATTACCATTAAAAACCAAGCAATTATTCCGGATAAAATTATCATCCAATGGGATTTTCAAGGCAATCCAACACGAATTGTTGATAAAACATGGTTAAATATTTATTCTGCACCTATTATTCAGCTAGTATTAGTATTTATATTAAGTTTCACTAATGAATCCTACAAACGTGGGAAACAACGTGTGATGGACAAGCAGTCAGTGAAATGGAGTCAGTCCTTTAGAAAGATGTCATCATACATGGGAGCAGTTATTGCCGTGTTAGTCCAAATCATGATGTTTGTCATCCAAATGACAAGTGTGGTTCCATTTCTAACTGAAAAAGCAATGACAAAAATATTAATGATTACCATTGGATTGATGCTTCTAGCTATTATAGGACTGATGGTTATATATGGACAAAGTGGGGCAAGATTAAATCAAGAAAGTGCAACACCAGCAAGTTACGATGATGATAAATATTGGAAATGGGGCATGTTTTATTTTAATCGGGAAGATCCATCCTTTTGGGTAGAAAAAAGAATGGGAATTGGTATGACGATTAATCTAGCAAACTGGAAAGCAGTTGTGTTTGTTGTGGCTCCTATTGTAGTTATACTGGTTATTACATTTTTTATAGGATAG
- a CDS encoding LysE family translocator: MNNYLNFIFLTLVLVIIPGPDYILITKNTLEFGKLAGLKTLFGTCSALMCHTFLSIIGLSALLVKSAVLYSLVKYIGACYLIYLGVKSLLVKQPNNQTDAKPTKTNFYLQGLVTNLFNPKIAVFFLTFLPQFVDATNSSWWHFGVLGLTYIVVTFTIFGLYTLLLNHIRHVFEKDTTQNVINKSAGAILVFFGIKLILSD, from the coding sequence ATGAACAACTATCTAAACTTTATTTTCCTCACATTAGTTTTAGTTATCATTCCTGGTCCTGATTATATCCTAATTACCAAAAACACGCTAGAATTTGGAAAACTAGCTGGACTTAAAACACTCTTTGGTACGTGTTCCGCTCTGATGTGTCACACGTTTCTTTCGATTATCGGCCTATCTGCTCTACTGGTCAAATCAGCCGTCCTTTATTCTCTAGTAAAATATATTGGAGCTTGTTACTTGATTTATTTAGGTGTTAAGTCATTGCTAGTCAAGCAACCAAATAATCAGACAGATGCTAAACCAACCAAAACAAACTTTTACTTGCAAGGTTTGGTGACAAATTTATTTAATCCTAAAATTGCCGTGTTCTTTTTAACTTTTCTACCGCAATTTGTGGATGCGACTAATAGCTCATGGTGGCATTTTGGCGTACTCGGATTAACATACATTGTCGTGACGTTTACTATTTTTGGTCTGTATACCTTACTTTTAAATCACATTAGACATGTTTTTGAAAAAGACACCACACAAAATGTAATCAATAAATCAGCTGGTGCTATTTTAGTATTTTTCGGCATAAAACTAATTCTTTCAGATTAA
- the polA gene encoding DNA polymerase I, which yields MAKKKLLLVDGNSIAFRGFYALYQSLERFKNNNGLHTNALYAVNNMLENILTKEDPTHVLVAFDAGKTTFRHAFYDDYKAGRAKTPSEFKEQMPYLRDLIEGLGMKHFELDNYEADDIIGTLATKYGSQDVDVVVLSGDKDLTQLASEYTTVDVTVKGVSEIESYTPEHIMEKYGLTPPQIVDMKGLAGDQSDNIPGVTKIGEKTAIKLLKEYGTVEGVYEHVDEMKKSKMKENLINEKDIAFLSKQLATIDTNVPLDMTLDDLAYNGKNLEKLIPFYKEMDFNSFLAKLDTSNVESDLVEKVAINYEVISELTEDMFESDMSLYVEMLGENYHTSPIVGIAFGNKEKVHVSDDSELLSYPLMIQWLEDNEKTKKVFDAKRQYVALNRYGIKLNDIKFDMLLAAYLADSTNNSEDLAQIAHFYDYYDVDRDEVIYGKGAKKGLPESSEVFYEHLARKVVAIDSLYETIMTDLDDKNQSDLFYDIELPIALILAGMEIEGITVNASRLQEMKGEFAERLSEIEQTIYNLAGEEFNINSPKQLGVILFEKMGLPVIKKTKTGYSTAVDVLEKLQGESPIIDSILSYRQLAKIQSTYVEGLLKVIFEDNKIHTRYIQTLTQTGRLSSVDPNLQNIPIRLEEGRKIRQAFVPRKTGWKLFASDYSQIELRVLAAISDDEHLKEAFIEGMDIHSSTAMRVFGIEKAKDVDSNMRRQAKAVNFGIVYGISDYGLSQNLGITRKEAQEFIDRYFAMYPGVKKYMEDIVREAKDKGYVETLYHRRRYLPDINARNFNLRSFAERTAINTPIQGSAADILKIAMIKINKRLKEENMQATMLLQVHDELVFEAPEEEIPALQKLVEDTMNHAVELSVPLRADSSYGDTWYDAK from the coding sequence ATGGCGAAGAAAAAATTATTATTAGTCGATGGAAATAGTATTGCATTTAGAGGATTCTATGCGCTCTATCAATCATTGGAACGTTTCAAAAATAACAATGGCTTACATACAAACGCATTATATGCGGTGAATAATATGCTAGAAAATATTTTAACAAAAGAAGACCCAACACACGTATTAGTAGCATTTGATGCGGGGAAAACGACTTTTAGACACGCATTTTACGACGATTATAAAGCTGGACGAGCTAAAACACCGAGTGAATTTAAAGAACAAATGCCTTATTTAAGAGACTTAATTGAAGGTCTTGGGATGAAGCATTTTGAATTAGATAATTACGAAGCAGATGATATCATTGGAACACTTGCGACAAAATATGGCTCACAAGACGTAGATGTGGTTGTTTTATCTGGTGATAAAGATTTAACCCAATTAGCAAGTGAGTATACGACGGTTGATGTTACAGTAAAAGGTGTCAGTGAAATTGAAAGCTACACACCAGAACATATTATGGAAAAATATGGCTTAACTCCACCACAAATTGTTGACATGAAAGGTTTAGCTGGAGATCAGTCGGATAATATTCCAGGTGTGACTAAAATCGGTGAAAAAACCGCGATTAAGTTATTAAAAGAATACGGCACAGTTGAAGGCGTATATGAACATGTTGATGAGATGAAGAAAAGTAAGATGAAAGAAAATCTTATCAATGAAAAAGACATTGCCTTTTTAAGTAAACAATTAGCCACTATCGACACCAATGTACCACTTGATATGACACTAGATGATTTAGCTTATAACGGAAAAAATTTAGAAAAATTGATACCATTTTATAAAGAAATGGATTTTAATTCCTTTTTAGCAAAACTTGATACAAGCAATGTAGAAAGTGATTTAGTAGAGAAAGTTGCCATTAATTACGAAGTGATTTCTGAATTAACTGAAGACATGTTTGAATCAGATATGTCTTTATATGTTGAGATGTTGGGTGAAAACTATCATACCTCACCAATTGTGGGAATTGCGTTTGGTAACAAAGAAAAAGTACATGTGTCAGATGATAGTGAGTTATTGTCCTATCCATTGATGATTCAGTGGTTGGAAGACAATGAAAAAACTAAAAAAGTATTCGATGCAAAACGACAATATGTGGCATTAAATCGTTATGGCATTAAGCTCAATGATATCAAGTTTGATATGCTATTAGCAGCGTACTTAGCTGATTCGACAAATAACAGTGAAGACTTGGCTCAAATCGCTCATTTCTATGATTATTATGATGTCGATCGTGATGAAGTTATCTACGGAAAAGGAGCAAAAAAAGGTTTACCAGAATCTTCTGAGGTGTTTTATGAGCATTTAGCAAGAAAAGTGGTGGCGATTGACTCACTTTACGAGACAATCATGACCGATTTAGACGACAAAAATCAATCTGATTTATTTTATGATATTGAACTACCAATTGCACTTATTTTAGCTGGTATGGAGATTGAGGGCATTACGGTAAATGCGAGTCGTTTACAAGAAATGAAAGGTGAATTTGCTGAGCGACTTAGCGAAATTGAACAAACAATCTATAACTTAGCTGGCGAAGAATTTAATATCAATTCACCAAAACAATTAGGTGTGATTTTGTTTGAAAAAATGGGACTGCCTGTTATTAAAAAAACAAAAACAGGTTATTCAACCGCTGTTGATGTGTTAGAAAAATTACAAGGTGAGTCACCTATTATAGATAGTATTTTATCTTATCGTCAATTAGCAAAAATCCAGTCAACATATGTGGAAGGTTTACTGAAAGTTATTTTTGAAGACAATAAAATCCATACTAGATACATCCAAACATTAACACAAACTGGGCGGTTAAGTTCTGTGGACCCTAACTTACAAAATATTCCAATCCGATTAGAAGAAGGCCGTAAAATTCGTCAAGCCTTTGTTCCACGAAAAACAGGTTGGAAATTATTTGCATCTGATTATTCTCAAATTGAATTACGTGTGTTAGCAGCGATTTCAGATGATGAGCATTTAAAAGAAGCATTTATCGAAGGGATGGATATCCATTCTAGTACAGCCATGCGTGTATTTGGTATTGAAAAAGCAAAAGACGTCGATAGTAATATGAGACGTCAAGCAAAAGCCGTAAACTTTGGGATTGTGTATGGTATTAGTGACTATGGTTTATCACAAAATTTAGGCATTACACGAAAAGAAGCTCAAGAGTTTATTGATAGATATTTTGCCATGTATCCAGGGGTTAAAAAATACATGGAAGACATTGTTCGTGAGGCAAAAGACAAAGGGTACGTTGAAACGTTGTATCATCGCCGTCGTTACTTACCTGATATCAATGCTAGAAACTTTAATTTGCGTTCATTTGCTGAAAGAACGGCGATTAATACACCAATTCAAGGAAGTGCTGCTGATATCTTGAAGATTGCGATGATTAAGATTAACAAACGTCTTAAAGAAGAAAACATGCAAGCCACCATGCTGTTACAAGTACACGATGAGTTAGTATTTGAAGCACCAGAAGAAGAAATTCCAGCTTTACAAAAATTAGTTGAAGACACAATGAACCATGCTGTTGAATTATCTGTGCCACTAAGAGCAGATAGTAGTTATGGCGACACATGGTATGATGCAAAATAA
- the mutM gene encoding DNA-formamidopyrimidine glycosylase yields MPELPEVETVRKGLVQLVKDKEINNVIVDWGKIVESPEVDDFIHTLVGQKILDVDRRGKFLIFKLSQNDMISHLRMEGKFEYHNQTDDIQKHTHVRFQFTDGTELRYLDVRKFGRLSLEPKGLGEEYKGIKKLGPEPVVPDFDLEVFRKQLKKKHRAIKPLLLDQTLVTGLGNIYVDEALYQSCIHPEQVASQLTKTEVDTLHAAIIDVLATAVEAGGTTIRTYKNALGDAGHFQVYLSAYGKQGEPCKRCGHSIEKIKVAQRGTHFCPVCQVTHD; encoded by the coding sequence ATGCCTGAATTACCAGAAGTTGAGACGGTCAGAAAAGGCCTTGTCCAACTTGTTAAAGATAAAGAAATAAACAATGTGATTGTTGACTGGGGAAAAATTGTCGAGTCTCCTGAAGTAGATGATTTTATTCATACACTGGTTGGTCAAAAAATATTAGACGTTGACCGACGAGGAAAATTTCTAATATTTAAACTAAGTCAAAATGATATGATTAGCCATTTGAGAATGGAAGGAAAGTTTGAATATCATAATCAAACAGACGACATTCAAAAACACACGCATGTCCGTTTTCAATTTACTGATGGGACAGAGTTGCGCTATTTAGATGTCAGAAAATTTGGTCGTTTATCACTTGAGCCAAAAGGTCTTGGTGAAGAGTATAAAGGAATTAAAAAACTTGGACCTGAGCCAGTGGTACCAGATTTTGATTTAGAAGTATTTAGAAAGCAACTAAAGAAAAAACATCGTGCAATTAAGCCTTTGTTACTCGATCAAACGCTTGTGACAGGGTTAGGAAATATTTATGTAGACGAAGCATTGTATCAGTCATGTATTCACCCAGAACAAGTCGCTTCGCAATTAACCAAAACAGAAGTTGATACGCTACATGCAGCGATTATCGACGTACTTGCTACAGCTGTTGAAGCTGGTGGTACGACGATTCGAACATATAAAAATGCCTTAGGAGATGCTGGACATTTCCAAGTGTATTTATCGGCATACGGCAAGCAAGGGGAACCTTGTAAGCGATGTGGTCACTCAATCGAAAAAATAAAAGTTGCCCAACGAGGTACGCATTTTTGTCCAGTTTGTCAAGTCACTCACGATTAG
- the coaE gene encoding dephospho-CoA kinase (Dephospho-CoA kinase (CoaE) performs the final step in coenzyme A biosynthesis.), with product MTYLLGLTGGIASGKSTVTQMFRSKNIPVIDADIVAREVVKPGKPGLEKIVSHFGKDVLLEDGTLDRKKLGTIIFNDDAKRALLNHILSDEIRTRILEMIELCKKSDPSLIVLDIPLLYEGGYDEMVDDVMVCYVPRDIQLKRLMTRDHLKENDAIKRVDSQMSLEEKKSRADVVIDNSGRIDETLKQVQTWFDTFIKEKSPE from the coding sequence ATGACGTATTTATTAGGCTTAACAGGAGGCATTGCTTCCGGAAAATCAACCGTTACGCAAATGTTTAGATCAAAAAATATTCCAGTTATTGACGCAGATATTGTTGCAAGAGAAGTCGTTAAACCAGGAAAACCAGGATTAGAAAAGATTGTGTCACACTTTGGTAAAGATGTGTTGTTAGAAGACGGCACGTTAGATCGAAAAAAATTAGGAACGATTATTTTTAATGATGATGCCAAACGAGCATTACTCAATCATATTTTGTCTGATGAGATTCGTACGCGTATTTTGGAAATGATTGAACTTTGTAAAAAATCTGATCCGTCACTCATCGTGCTTGATATTCCCCTTTTATATGAAGGTGGTTATGACGAAATGGTGGATGATGTTATGGTTTGCTATGTACCAAGAGACATTCAGTTAAAACGTTTGATGACACGTGATCATCTCAAAGAAAATGATGCAATTAAGCGAGTTGACAGCCAAATGAGCCTAGAAGAAAAAAAATCACGGGCTGATGTGGTGATTGATAATAGTGGACGAATAGATGAAACGCTGAAACAAGTACAAACTTGGTTTGATACATTTATAAAAGAAAAATCACCTGAATAA